In Candidatus Latescibacter sp., the genomic window CGAACGCCGCACAATGATCGTTTTCGGCGATCATCCGGATGCCGCTTTTCAGTTCTTTTTCCAGAATTGAGCAGAAAAGGCAGCTCCCATTTTCCTCCAGGTGCTTCCTGGCATTATTATACCGGGTGAGCGGGATGCTCGGAATAAAATCGGTGCTGTATATCTGGCCGTGGGGATGGGGATTGGACACTCCGATTACCTTGCCGCGGTTTTCGAACGGCATCACATGCTCGATGCCGGGAATGGCAGAAAGCTCACGGTACTGGTCACGGAAAGCGAGAATCACTGAATGAACCTCTTCTTCCTTCATCCGGGAGAGCGTGGTGTTATGGTGCGGGCTGAAGCATATCACACGGCAGATTCCCCGTGCGGGGACGTCTTGACCGGCAGCGGTATAATCCATGGACAGGGAGGGAAAGTCATTATCGAACACATGAATCCCGGAATAGCGGGGATTGACTTTTCCTTCGGCGCGTGTAATTCCGGGGCAAAGGTAACAACACGGATCATAAACCGGAAGTTCCTCTTGGGTTGAAGAAATGAGAGTACCGCTCCAGGGTCTTCCAGACGTTGCCGGAGCGATTATTACCCACTCCCCCATAAGGGGATTCCAGCGTTTTATGGAAAGTGTTGTGGACATGTTCAGCAAACTCTCAGAGAATTCTCAAGAATTTGTTCATGAAGATTTTTTTGGATATTTTGCAAACAAGTGCCGATGCCTTGTAAGAGCATTGAACCTATTCGGCATGACAGGGGCTCCCGATATTCCTGAGTATACAAATTTGAATGGACATGTGCAAGAAAATTAGGCAAATAAGTGCTTGCCTTTTATCCTGCACTCCTGCATTTTTCGGAATTCTTTGTTGCCATATCATCGTATAAACCGAACATTTTTTTTCTCAGGAGATCCGCCCGATGAATACATTCCATTCTGCTGATGAAATCCTTGATTTTGCCGTGGAGCGTGAGGAGGAGTCATTTACCTTTTACACCGATTTGTCCAACAGTGTCAAAAGCAACCACATGCGTCAGTTATTCAGTGATTTCGCTCATGAGGAGCTGGGACATAAAGCCAGGCTCATGACAGTTCAGAAAAACGGAACTCTGGTCTCCGCCCGGAAAAAGATCATGGATCTGAAAATCGCCGATTACATGGTGGATATCGAACCGCAGCCAGGCATGGAATACCAGGACGCTCTCCGGCTGGCCATGCAGCGTGAGAAGGCGGCGTTCAAACTGTATACCGACCTTGCAGCGGCGGCCGAAGACGATACTGTTCGCAGCCTGTTCCTGTTTCTGGCGCAGGAGGAGGCCAAACATAAACTGTACTTTGAGATCGAGTACGATGATTATGTGCTGAATGAGGATTAATGACAATACGGTTCACTTAAGCTAAAAATGTAAGGATATTTAACAACGAAACACCCGAAAGGCAAGAACAATTAATTTATAACAAAAATATGACAAATTTCGTGTTTTTCGTGACTTTCGTGGTTCAAAATTTTTTAAATGAACTGTATTGGGATTAAGGAGAATGTATCATCATGGAAACAAAGAAAGTCCATATCCCGGCAGTAAACTGTAAACACTGCATCGCCACCATTACTCGCGAGCTGAACGAAATCGACGGCGTCGAATCTGTTGAAGGCGACCCGGCCTCCAAGGATGTAACCATCCGTTGGAGAGCGCCTATGACATGGAAGTTGATCCGCCTGAAACTTGTGGAGGTCGGGTATCCGCCCGAGGAATAGATGGGAAAAGGTTCCGAAAAGGGCAGCGCTCCTTCGCGCACAATTGATTTACCGGTGGTGGGCATGACATGCGCCAACTGCGCCTCCGCAGTCGAGCGGGCGCTCGAAAGAAAGGCGCCGGGTGTGGAATCCGCCTCGGTGAACCTGGCCGATGATACCGTCCATATCATCTACGATCCTTCTCTTACAGACCCGGAAAAAATGGCTGAAGCGGTGGAGAGCGCTGGGTATACCCTGGTGATCTCCCGCCAGGGTGAGCTGGAAGCCGAAGCCGAAAAAGAAGCCAGGGATCACGAATTAAGGCGAGAGCGCCGAAGCTTCGCAGTCGGAGTAATTTTTACTCTGCCCCTGTTTCTGTTGAGCTTGGCGCGCGATTTTTCCCTTGCCGTGTCCTGGGCGCAGGGGGCATGGGTGAACTGGCTCTTCTTCTTTCTGGCGACACCG contains:
- a CDS encoding cation transporter gives rise to the protein MGKGSEKGSAPSRTIDLPVVGMTCANCASAVERALERKAPGVESASVNLADDTVHIIYDPSLTDPEKMAEAVESAGYTLVISRQGELEAEAEKEARDHELRRERRSFAVGVIFTLPLFLLSLARDFSLAVSWAQGAWVNWLFFFLATP
- the galT gene encoding galactose-1-phosphate uridylyltransferase; protein product: MSTTLSIKRWNPLMGEWVIIAPATSGRPWSGTLISSTQEELPVYDPCCYLCPGITRAEGKVNPRYSGIHVFDNDFPSLSMDYTAAGQDVPARGICRVICFSPHHNTTLSRMKEEEVHSVILAFRDQYRELSAIPGIEHVMPFENRGKVIGVSNPHPHGQIYSTDFIPSIPLTRYNNARKHLEENGSCLFCSILEKELKSGIRMIAENDHCAAFVPPFARFAYEVQIYPRRHAPSMTDLSGEELFSLAKIYREILVRYDNLFEMPFPNVTIFQNCPSPPGIDPRPYHFHIEFLPPLRSPDKLKYLAGFESGGGNIVNPALPEESAEALRMTSTVHYTE
- a CDS encoding ferritin family protein; translation: MNTFHSADEILDFAVEREEESFTFYTDLSNSVKSNHMRQLFSDFAHEELGHKARLMTVQKNGTLVSARKKIMDLKIADYMVDIEPQPGMEYQDALRLAMQREKAAFKLYTDLAAAAEDDTVRSLFLFLAQEEAKHKLYFEIEYDDYVLNED
- a CDS encoding heavy-metal-associated domain-containing protein, with the translated sequence METKKVHIPAVNCKHCIATITRELNEIDGVESVEGDPASKDVTIRWRAPMTWKLIRLKLVEVGYPPEE